From the Rhizobium sp. ARZ01 genome, the window CTGCATTCATCGCCTCCCGCCAGTCGCCGGCGAAGAGTGACGCCGGCTGCGGCTGTGGCGTCCCGGCGAAGGCCGAAAGCAACCGCACAGCCTCGTCGATGCGCGACACATCCATGTTGATGCAAAGCAGTCCGATTGCCCTGCCCTCGCCGTCGGGCAGCACCGCTGTCACCGATTTCAGCCGGCGGCCATCCGTACCGGTCTTCTCGTAAGGTCCGAACAACACCGTCTCAGGGTCGCCCACGAAATCTTCTTCGATGAGTGAACCCATGCCCACCCGACGGCCGGAAAAGGCATTCCAGATTCCTGCGATCCTTCGCGTCGCAAGGTCATGGAGCACGACCTCGGCATGGGGATGGAGCAGCGTGCTGATCGCGACGGCTACAGAACCGTGAAGTGTTGCCAAATTCGCTTGGGATGGGTCTTCGAACATCAGTCGCATATCTGCCGAATTAGATAAATTGTCAATCTTGTATATTTTGTATAACCAAGTGATCGATGTTCACCATCCCTCGCGATCACCAGAACTGGCGCCTTGCGCGACCCTGCCCCCTATCCTATCCCCGGATAAGAACAGATTCGCGAGGAGATCGGCCAATGAATGCAGGACTTGCCGCCTTTCCGGACAGGGAGACGATCGCAGAAAAACTGTCTGTGCTGAATGAGGCCGACCAGTCAGTTCTGCGCCTGCTGATGGAGAACACCCAGCAGGATGAAAATCTGATGTCGGGGCTGGAGTTCTGCCTCAACAAGGCATCGGAAGCGCGCTTTCTGAATTCGCTGAAACTGGAAAAGCTCGGCGAGTGGCTTGGAACTGCGGCCCCGGTACGCCTGCAGGCGCGCCTCATGGAGGCAGCACGCTCCAGCCAACACGCCGCCTATCAGGCTTTTCGCGCCGGTCTAGCCCGTTCCGGCGGACTGGAGAAGGCCTACCCGAAGGCGTGACGGCACAGCGCCGAAACCGATTTTGAGCGGCTTCAGTAGGGCAGCCCACCGACCACAGCAACCATCGGCCCCATCCTTGCAAACCGGTCATTGCGCTGGATCTCTGGCGCGTAGAGACTGGAAATACTGCCATCGAGATAGAGTGCATCGTGACAGCGCAGGCTGTCACGAAAGAATGTCGCAAAGTCGTGGAAACGTACAGGCGCCCGCGAGATCGCGAATGCCACACGCCCGTCGGGCATCATGCCGACGCCATTTCGGATGTTCAGACTGTCGCTTTGTGGCAGAAAGCGCGGATGGATACGGCCGTCGATGACCAGCATCGGGCCGGATTGCGTCGCATAGGCCACCTCAGGCCTCGCCCGGGCGTAGGCTTCCGCGCCCATTACTCCAGCTGTACCGCGCCCGACATAGAAGACGCCGTTCGGTTTAAGGAAGAAATTGCCGTGGCCATCGTCAAGGTTCAGCGGTCTGCGCACGATGCCGTTTTCGACCAGCAGACCGACCGGTGCGTAGTCGGGGTGATACATGCCGGCATTCATGCCAAAGATCATGAACTCCCGGTTTTCCCGCAGGATGTCGCGGACCGACCAATAGCTCGCCCCATCCTTGGAACCGTCAGGCGTCCCATAGATGCGGATCGTGTCTTTGACGGGGTTGAACGCGCAGACGATGTAGCTCGCGGACAGATATTCGACGTCTCGGCAATGATCACCCGCGGGCGCCGCGCCGGCTCCCAATAGCCAAAACAGGACGAGAATTACGGTGCGCGTCATGGTCTCCCGGGCCGGTTACTACGCAGAGATAGTACGGCTGCTGGCAATCTCAAAGAGAGAGCGCTGCCATGTGGAAGCGGAGTTGATCTTCGCTATAGCCATACTCTGCCCCCACCGGACACGCGCTGCGGGCCAGACAGCCGGACGCCATGCAGCCTCGCCTGCCCGCATCCGTTCGCAAATGATCGCGGCAGCCCGGAACATCGAAACCGTCGGCGGCGACCGCAGCGACAGGACAGACGCTCAGGCAAGGCTTGCCCCGACAGTTGTCGCAGGGGTGGACGCCGTCTGACGAAATGGGCTGATCCAGCCGCTGGGCAAAGCCGAGGGCGCCCCGATAGCCGTGCCAGAGGCCGTATTGCGGATGGATCAGGATGCCGAGTGGCGACGGGCGCAGCCCTTCCGCCCGCATCGCCCATTGCTGAAAGGGCTGCCACGGCGCATCCGAAGGAAACCAGGGCGTCGCCCCGATCACTTCCGCGACGGGACCCATGACGGTTTTGGACCAGGCGTCCAACGGGTCGCTTCCACCGCGATCGGTCTGCATCGCCTGCCAGGCGCGAAACGCCGGCCAGATCGAACCGCCGACATTGCCGATCAGAACCACGCTCGCCGCCCGATCTCCGTTTCGAAGCGTGGGCGCCGCCTCATCATCATCGAAATTGACGACCCCGCGCAAAAAAAGTCCGTGCGGCTCGAAAGCCGCACGGATCGCATCGGTCGTCGGGGACGAAACCGTCATTTCGGCTTCGGCCCCTGCAGTTCGTAATGTGGCCGCCAGACTTCCTTCTGGATCATGTCGGCCACGTTTGCTGCTCCGCCTTGCTCCCTGGCGCGTTCGGGAGCCTTTCAAGTAAAGGCGTCGGGCATCGATTCCTTGCGCCTAGCGATGAACTCCAGAAGCGCCTCGTCGATCGCCGGATCTAGGTAGGGCGCCTCGTAGTGCTCCAGCCAGGTGCGACAAAGTGCATTGGCACGGTCCTCGATGCGCTTCTGGCCCTCGATTTCCCACTGCTCGAACGAGTTGTTGTCGGCGAGCGGGGAGCGGTAGAACGCCGTCTGGAAGTTTGCCTGCGTATGCGCGCAGCCCAGATAGTGGCTGCCGGGGCCGACTTCGCGGATCGCATCGAGCGCCTGGGCGTTCTCCGAAAGATCGACGCCCTCGGCCATCTTCTGCATCATGCCAAGCTGGTCCTGGTCGATCATGAACTTCTCGTAGGACGATATCAGCCCGCCTTCGAGCCAGCCGGCGGCGTGCAGCACGAAGTTCGTGCCTGCCAGGAGAGTCATGTTCAGCGTATTGGCCGATTCATGGGCGGCCTGCGCGTCCGGCACCTTCGAGCCGCAAAGCGAACCGCCCGTACGGAACGGCAAGCCAAGACGGCGGGCGAGCTGGGCTGCACCATAAGAGACGAGCGACGGCTCCGGTGTACCAAAGGTCGGGGCGCCCGACTGCATCGAGATCGAGGCGGCAAACGTGCCGAACAGCACCGGCGAACCGGGCCGGATCAACTGGGTGAAGGCAGCGCCGGCCAGCACTTCGGCAAGGATCTGCGTCAGCGTGCCGGCGACAGTGACCGGGCTCATCGCGCCGGACAGGATGAACGGTGAGACGACCGATGCCTGGTTGTGGCGGGCATAGACTTTGAGCGCGCCGACCATGGTCTCGTCGAACACCATCGGCGAGTTGGCGTTGATCAGGTTCAGCGTCACGCAATTGTTTTCGACGAAGTCGTCACCGAACACCATCTTCGCCATGGCGATCGTGTCCTCGGCGCGCTCAGGCGCGGTCACCGAGCCCATGAACGGCTTGTCGGAATACTTGATGTGGCTGTAGATCATGTCCAAGTGACGCTTGTTCACCGGGATGTCGACCGGCTCGCAGACCGTGCCGCCGGACGAATGCATCGACGGCGCCATGTAGGCGAGTTTCACGAAGTTGCGGAAGTCCTCGATGGTCGCATATCGGCGGTTGCCCTCGAGGTCGCGCACGAAGGGCGGGCCGTAAACCGGCGCAAAAACGGTTGCCTTGCCGCCGATCTCGACGCTACGGGCCGGGTTGCGGGCGTGCCAGGTGAAGGTCTTCGGCGCGGTCTTGAGCAACTCGCGGCAGAGACCCTTCGGAAAGTGCACCCGCTCGCCCTTGATCTCGCAGCCGGCGTCTTTCCACAGCGCCAGCGCTTCCGCGTCGTCACGGAACTCGATGCCGATTTCCTCAAGCACGATGTCGGCATTGCGCTCGATGAGCTGCAGACCCTCCTCGTCCAGCACCTCATACTCGCGGATCTTGCGCGTGATATAGGGCAGTGACGGGCCGGGGCCGCCGCCGGAACGTGAAGCACGGCGTGCGGCGGCACCCCGTCCCTCGCCGCGTGCGCGGCGACCGCCACCCTCGCCTTCCGGCTGCTCTGTCGTCAAACTCATATCGTGTTCCTCAGCTGTGCGTGGCGCCGCAGCGCCTGTCGCTCTTATGCTACCAAGCGATCGACTCGGGACGGGTCTCAATGCGCCAACGAGTGGCGCACGCGGGACACCCGCCACCCGCCCAGTTGCCGCTTTATTCCGGCCTGTCAATCCCACTGAATTACCGGTATGGATGCAATGTTGCCTTGGTCGCTTTTTGCTCTGCGCGACGTCGCTTTCAAAATCGGGTTCCGCAGGCAACATGGCTAACACTGACGGACGACCGGCCGAAGCCCGCCGCGCCAATGGAGACGAGGAAACACGAAATGGCTGACGACGAAATCATTCTCTCGGAACTCTCCGACGAAGAACTCGTGCAGCAGATGCACGACGACCTTTACGACGGCCTCAAGGAAGAGATCGAGGAAGGGACCAACATCCTGCTCGAGCGCGGCTGGGCACCCTACGACGTCCTGACCCAGGCGCTCGTCGAGGGTATGCGCATCGTCGGCATCGATTTCCGCGACGGCATCCTGTTCGTTCCGGAAGTGCTGCTGTCGGCCAACGCCATGAAGGCCGGCATGTCGATCCTGCGCCCGCTTCTTGCCGCCACCGGCGCGCCGAAGCAGGGCAAGATGGTCATCGGCACCGTCAAGGGCGACATCCACGACATCGGCAAGAACCTTGTCGGCATGATGATGGAAGGCGCCGGCTTCGACGTGATCGACCTCGGCATCAACAACCCGGTCGAGAACTACCTGGAAGCGATCGAGCGCGAGCAGCCTGACATCCTCGGCATGTCCGCCCTTCTGACCACGACGATGCCCTACATGAAGGTCGTCATCGACACATTGAAGGAAAAGGGCCTGCGCGATGACTACGTCGTGCTCGTCGGCGGTGCACCGCTGAACGAGGAGTTCGGCAAGGCGGTTGGCGCCGACGCCTATTGCCGCGACGCTGCCGTCGCCGTCGAGACGGCAAAGGACTTCATGAAGCGCAAGCACAACATGCTGGCTGGCGCCTGAGATGAATGGACGGCGCCCCCTTGCGGTGGCGCCGTCCGCGCATCACATGCTACTGGACGGACTTGGCGACCTTCTGGCCGGCAGCCTGTGTGGCGTTGACGGTATTGGCTGTATCCTGGCCCATGCCGCGGATGGTATTGCCACAGGCGCTCAGCGCAAGAAGCGCGGCGAGGACGAAGCTGATCTTGGTCATGGTTTTCGCAGTCATGGTCGGAGTCCCTTTCGATGAGTGCCGCTGATACTGAAGTATGGAGCGATAGTTCCACGCATCAACGCGCGAACGAAAAAAAAGTTCGCGTCATTGCCTGCGGAGCCATCGCGCGAGAGATCATCGCGGTCTGCAAGGCCAACCACCTCGACCACATCGACCTTCAGTGTCTCCCCGCTATCTGGCACGCCTATCCCGGGAAGATTGCGCCCGGAGTCGAAAACGCGATCGCTGAGGCGCGCGCCGAGGGGGTTGGACGCATATTCGTCGGCTATGCCGATTGCGGCACCGGTGGCCTGCTCGACGCCTTGTGCGAGCGCGAAGGGGTGGAACGGATCGCGGGTCCCCACTGCTACTCCTTCTTTTCCGGCAACGAGGCCTTTGTGAAGGATGACGACGACGTGACGTCGTTCTTCCTGACAGATTTCCTTGCCCGCCAGTTCGAAGCCTTCGTGATCGAGCCGCTCGGCCTGGATCGGCACCCCCAGCTCAAGCCGATGTACTTCGGCAATTATCGCAAGCTCGTCTACCTCTCCCAACTGGAGGATGAGGGCCTGCAGCAGAAAGCAAAGGAAGCCGCCGATTATCTCGGCCTCGAATACGAGTATCGCTTCACCGGCTATGGCGATCTCACGTCCGCGTTGACCCAACTCTAAGACACCATCAGGAAATCGTAACCTTTTTGCGCCTTCCTTCGCGTAAGGAGTCTCGCCACTTCGTGCGGACAAACAGGCGCGGAGCCGGGGCACATGACGGAAATGACGGTCGACAAGCAGCAGCCGGCTTCGGCGGGCGCGACGAATACGCGTGTCGTCGTCGTGACCCAGGGCGGACCCAATCCGGAAATTCTCGTCAACGCCCTGAGGCACCACTTTTCGGATCTGATAGTGATCGAGGAGCTGCCGGAATCGAAGGGACAGATGCTGCGGCAAAAGGCACGCCGACTCGGCTGGTCGGTGGCGGTCGGCCAGATCGCGACGATGGCCGTGTCGAAGTTCGGCAAACCCTTCGTGCGCAAGCGGGCGCAAGCCATCATCGAAGAGTTTCGTGTAAACACACGGCCGGATCCGTCGCTCAGGCGCTTCAAGATCGACAACGCGAACGGACCGGAATTCGAGCGTCACATCGCTGAATTGAAACCCGCTGTGGTGTTTCTCGTCAGTTGCCGCCTTCTGAAGCGGTCGACGCTCGAGGCGATCCCCTGCCCAGTGCTGAATTTCCACGCCGGCATCAATCCCGCCTACCGGGGACAACAGGGCGGCTACTGGTCGCGGGTAATGCGGGACGAGGAGAATTTCGGCGCCACCGTCCATCTGGTCGATGCAGGCGTCGATACCGGCGATGTCCTCTATCAGGTGCGCGTCACGCCATCCAAGAGGGATACGATGCACACCTATCCGCTGCTGTTGACCGCGGCCGGTACCGGCATCGCCGTGCGTGCCGTTGGTGCAGCGCTCTCGGGCGAGGTCTACCCGCAAGAGATGACGAGCATGAAGTCCCGCCAATGGTACCACCCCACCATCTGGACCTGGGTGTGGAACGGGATTTCCCACGGCATCTGGTAGATTTCCCTGCCGGTCATTTTCGACGTCGCTTTTGAGCGAGGCCCGGTCGTGGCGAGTGCAGCCCGTATGCCCGGTCTGGAAGCATTGTCGAGACCGAGGAGAACATCCAAATGGCTGACCGAATTATCGTCTACTGGCGCGACATTCCCGCCCAAGTCATCATCAAACAAGGTCGCAAAACGGCCAAGCGCGAGTTGTCCTTGCGCTTTACCGAAGCGATCGACATGTGCGCCATGCGCTCCGGCGCTGCCGAGACAGACGACTACCTCGCCGAATGGCGGAAGGCCGATCCGGTACCCGTTTCGGATGATCTCGAGGCCGAGGCCGATAGTGCAGCTGCCGATCTTGAGGCCGCTTACGATCGCGAACGCCTCGTCGCCCTCGTGAAAGCGGGAGGACGCGAAAATGGCTGAAGAACGCCAGAAGCCGGGAAATGCCGCCGCGGCGTCCAAGGCCAAGACTGGCGCCTTCACACCTGCCGGCGTGTCACCGAGTCGCCGTGCCAGGAGCAAATACACCGTACGCCTGTGGTCGGTCCGCCATTCGCGCTTCTTCGAATGGTTCTACAACCGTTTCGCCGCAGCCTTCCTGATGCTGCACCCGGTGTGGAAGCTCTTTGGCTACGAGCGCGTTGAGCGCCCGATCACATTCGTCGAGCGACACGTCAAGGGCCTCCTTTTCGACTGTCGCATGTGTGGGCAGTGCGCGCTGTCGTCGACGGGCATGTCGTGTCCGATGAACTGTCCCAAGCAGTTGCGCAACGGCCCGTGCGGCGGCGTGCGGGCGAACGGCAATTGCGAGGTCGAGCCGGACATGCCCTGCGTCTGGGTACAGGCGTGGAAGGGCTCACAGAATATGGTCAAGGGAAATGCCATCATGGACGTCCAGAAGCCGGTGAACCAGTCGCTGCGCGAAACCTCTTCCTGGCTCCGCGTAACGGCTGAAGCCGCCGCGGCCCGAGAAGCCGCAACCGGAAAGGACGCCTGAGCCATGGCCCATATCGATGAAAACCCGCTTGGCGCCCACCTCCCGCTCGATCCCCTGCCGGGTCACTCCTCGCTTGGGCGTCTTGAGCGCGTGCTGCGGCGCGGCGAATTTGCCGTCACCGCTGAACTGAACCCGCCGGACAGCGCCAATCCGGAGGACGTCTACGAGCGCGCCGCGATTTTCGACGGCTGGGTTGATGGCATCAACGCGGTCGACGCCTCCGGCGCCAACTGCCACATGTCGTCCGTCGGCATCTGCGCGCTCCTCACCCGCATGGGTTACGCGCCGATCATGCAGATCGCCTGCCGCGACAAGAACCGCATCGCCATCCAGGGCGACGTGCTGGGGGCCGCTGCCATGGGTGTTGCCAATATCATGTGCCTGACCGGCGATGGCGTACAGGCCGGCGACCAGCCCGGCGCCAAGCCGGTCTTCGATCTCGACTGCATGTCGCTGCTGGAAACCGTGCGCATCATGCGCGACAATTCGAAGTTCCTGTCCGGGCGCAAGCTCACCTCGCCGCCCAAGGTGTTTTTGGGCGCGGCGATCAATCCCTTTGCTCCGCCCTACGACTTCCGCCCCTACCGGCTTGCCAAAAAAATCGAGGCCGGCGCGCAATTCGTCCAGAGCCAGTATTGTTTCGATGTTCCGATGTTCAGGGAATACATGAAGAAGGTGCGCGACCTCGGCCTGCACGAAAAGTGCTTCATCCTTGTCGGGGTCGGCCCTATGGCTTCGGGGAAGACCGCGCGCTGGATCCGCTCCAACGTGCCAGGCATCCACATTCCGGACTCCGTGATTGCTCGCCTTGAAGGCGCGCAGGACCAGAAGAAGGAAGGCAAGCAGCTCTGCATCGACATCATCAATGAAGTCAAGGAGATCGAGGGCGTCTCCGGCGTTCACGTCATGGCCTACCGCCAGGAAGAATATGTCGCCGAGATCGTTCACGAATCCGGCGTGCTGAAGGGGCGCAAGCCCTGGAAGCGCGAGCCGAACCCCGTCGACCAGATGGTTGCCGAGCGCATCGAGCAGGTGCGCGAGGGCAAGGAGCAGAACCAGCAGCAAATGGCGGAGATCGCCGCCCACCACACGCATTGACACAGGCGCAACCAGCACGCGCCGCCTTGTAACCCCACATCCCGCGCGATAGCCTGTCGCCCGACTAGAGGACCTTTCATGACCCGTACCATCGTCGCCTCCGCCACCCGCGAGATCGTCATCGGCTTCGACCAGCCGTTTTGCGTGATCGGCGAGCGCATCAACCCGACCGGCCGCAAGAAACTCGCAGCGGAGATGATTGAGGGCAACTTCGACACCGTGATCAAGGACGCGCTGGAACAAGTCGCCGCCGGCGCCACGATGCTCGACATCAACGCAGGCGTCACCTCCGTCAACCCGAACGAGACCGAGCCGGGCCTTCTGGTAAAGACGCTCGAGATCGTTCAGGGCCTGGTTGATATCCCGCTCGCGATCGACAGCTCCGTCACCGCCGCGATCGAGGCCGGCCTCAAGGTCGCCAAGGGCCGCCCACTGGTCAACTCCGTTACCGGCGAGGAAGAAAAACTCGAGGCCATCCTGCCGCTGGTCAAGAAGTATGACGTCCCGGTTGTCGCCATCTCCAACGACGAGACCGGCATCTCGATGGATCCGGACGTCCGCTTCGCCGTCGCCAAGAAGATCGTCGAGCGCGCCATGGACCACGGCATCAAGCCGGAAGACGTCGTCGTTGACCCGCTCGTCATGCCGATCGGCGCGCTGGGCGATGCAGGCCGACAGGTGTTCGCGCTTCTGCGCCGGCTGCGCGAGGAGCTGAAGGTCAACACGACCTGCGGCCTCTCCAACATCTCCTTCGGCCTGCCCCACCGTCACGGCATCAATGCCGGCTTCATCCCGATGGTGATCGGCGCCGGCATGACGTCCGCTATCATGAACCCCTGCCGTCCGCAGGAAATGGAAGCCGTGCGCGCCGCAAACGTGCTGAACGGCACGGACGCCAACTGCACCAACTGGATCATGACCTACCGCGACCACAAGCCGGCCGCTGAGGGCGCGACGGCAGCTGCTGCTGCCG encodes:
- a CDS encoding PAS domain-containing protein — its product is MFEDPSQANLATLHGSVAVAISTLLHPHAEVVLHDLATRRIAGIWNAFSGRRVGMGSLIEEDFVGDPETVLFGPYEKTGTDGRRLKSVTAVLPDGEGRAIGLLCINMDVSRIDEAVRLLSAFAGTPQPQPASLFAGDWREAMNAALNEWLRDRGLSLSALKRTDRVELVAALDARGLFKTRNAAEHLASLTGTSRASIYNYLADARRDSSKEI
- a CDS encoding phosphodiester glycosidase family protein, translating into MTRTVILVLFWLLGAGAAPAGDHCRDVEYLSASYIVCAFNPVKDTIRIYGTPDGSKDGASYWSVRDILRENREFMIFGMNAGMYHPDYAPVGLLVENGIVRRPLNLDDGHGNFFLKPNGVFYVGRGTAGVMGAEAYARARPEVAYATQSGPMLVIDGRIHPRFLPQSDSLNIRNGVGMMPDGRVAFAISRAPVRFHDFATFFRDSLRCHDALYLDGSISSLYAPEIQRNDRFARMGPMVAVVGGLPY
- a CDS encoding 4Fe-4S dicluster domain-containing protein; amino-acid sequence: MTVSSPTTDAIRAAFEPHGLFLRGVVNFDDDEAAPTLRNGDRAASVVLIGNVGGSIWPAFRAWQAMQTDRGGSDPLDAWSKTVMGPVAEVIGATPWFPSDAPWQPFQQWAMRAEGLRPSPLGILIHPQYGLWHGYRGALGFAQRLDQPISSDGVHPCDNCRGKPCLSVCPVAAVAADGFDVPGCRDHLRTDAGRRGCMASGCLARSACPVGAEYGYSEDQLRFHMAALSL
- a CDS encoding trimethylamine methyltransferase family protein, whose amino-acid sequence is MSLTTEQPEGEGGGRRARGEGRGAAARRASRSGGGPGPSLPYITRKIREYEVLDEEGLQLIERNADIVLEEIGIEFRDDAEALALWKDAGCEIKGERVHFPKGLCRELLKTAPKTFTWHARNPARSVEIGGKATVFAPVYGPPFVRDLEGNRRYATIEDFRNFVKLAYMAPSMHSSGGTVCEPVDIPVNKRHLDMIYSHIKYSDKPFMGSVTAPERAEDTIAMAKMVFGDDFVENNCVTLNLINANSPMVFDETMVGALKVYARHNQASVVSPFILSGAMSPVTVAGTLTQILAEVLAGAAFTQLIRPGSPVLFGTFAASISMQSGAPTFGTPEPSLVSYGAAQLARRLGLPFRTGGSLCGSKVPDAQAAHESANTLNMTLLAGTNFVLHAAGWLEGGLISSYEKFMIDQDQLGMMQKMAEGVDLSENAQALDAIREVGPGSHYLGCAHTQANFQTAFYRSPLADNNSFEQWEIEGQKRIEDRANALCRTWLEHYEAPYLDPAIDEALLEFIARRKESMPDAFT
- a CDS encoding B12-binding domain-containing protein, encoding MADDEIILSELSDEELVQQMHDDLYDGLKEEIEEGTNILLERGWAPYDVLTQALVEGMRIVGIDFRDGILFVPEVLLSANAMKAGMSILRPLLAATGAPKQGKMVIGTVKGDIHDIGKNLVGMMMEGAGFDVIDLGINNPVENYLEAIEREQPDILGMSALLTTTMPYMKVVIDTLKEKGLRDDYVVLVGGAPLNEEFGKAVGADAYCRDAAVAVETAKDFMKRKHNMLAGA
- a CDS encoding entericidin → MTAKTMTKISFVLAALLALSACGNTIRGMGQDTANTVNATQAAGQKVAKSVQ
- a CDS encoding DUF1638 domain-containing protein, giving the protein MSAADTEVWSDSSTHQRANEKKVRVIACGAIAREIIAVCKANHLDHIDLQCLPAIWHAYPGKIAPGVENAIAEARAEGVGRIFVGYADCGTGGLLDALCEREGVERIAGPHCYSFFSGNEAFVKDDDDVTSFFLTDFLARQFEAFVIEPLGLDRHPQLKPMYFGNYRKLVYLSQLEDEGLQQKAKEAADYLGLEYEYRFTGYGDLTSALTQL
- a CDS encoding formyl transferase, producing MTEMTVDKQQPASAGATNTRVVVVTQGGPNPEILVNALRHHFSDLIVIEELPESKGQMLRQKARRLGWSVAVGQIATMAVSKFGKPFVRKRAQAIIEEFRVNTRPDPSLRRFKIDNANGPEFERHIAELKPAVVFLVSCRLLKRSTLEAIPCPVLNFHAGINPAYRGQQGGYWSRVMRDEENFGATVHLVDAGVDTGDVLYQVRVTPSKRDTMHTYPLLLTAAGTGIAVRAVGAALSGEVYPQEMTSMKSRQWYHPTIWTWVWNGISHGIW
- a CDS encoding virulence factor; amino-acid sequence: MADRIIVYWRDIPAQVIIKQGRKTAKRELSLRFTEAIDMCAMRSGAAETDDYLAEWRKADPVPVSDDLEAEADSAAADLEAAYDRERLVALVKAGGRENG
- a CDS encoding methylenetetrahydrofolate reductase C-terminal domain-containing protein; this encodes MAEERQKPGNAAAASKAKTGAFTPAGVSPSRRARSKYTVRLWSVRHSRFFEWFYNRFAAAFLMLHPVWKLFGYERVERPITFVERHVKGLLFDCRMCGQCALSSTGMSCPMNCPKQLRNGPCGGVRANGNCEVEPDMPCVWVQAWKGSQNMVKGNAIMDVQKPVNQSLRETSSWLRVTAEAAAAREAATGKDA
- a CDS encoding methylenetetrahydrofolate reductase, which encodes MAHIDENPLGAHLPLDPLPGHSSLGRLERVLRRGEFAVTAELNPPDSANPEDVYERAAIFDGWVDGINAVDASGANCHMSSVGICALLTRMGYAPIMQIACRDKNRIAIQGDVLGAAAMGVANIMCLTGDGVQAGDQPGAKPVFDLDCMSLLETVRIMRDNSKFLSGRKLTSPPKVFLGAAINPFAPPYDFRPYRLAKKIEAGAQFVQSQYCFDVPMFREYMKKVRDLGLHEKCFILVGVGPMASGKTARWIRSNVPGIHIPDSVIARLEGAQDQKKEGKQLCIDIINEVKEIEGVSGVHVMAYRQEEYVAEIVHESGVLKGRKPWKREPNPVDQMVAERIEQVREGKEQNQQQMAEIAAHHTH
- a CDS encoding methyltetrahydrofolate cobalamin methyltransferase, whose translation is MTRTIVASATREIVIGFDQPFCVIGERINPTGRKKLAAEMIEGNFDTVIKDALEQVAAGATMLDINAGVTSVNPNETEPGLLVKTLEIVQGLVDIPLAIDSSVTAAIEAGLKVAKGRPLVNSVTGEEEKLEAILPLVKKYDVPVVAISNDETGISMDPDVRFAVAKKIVERAMDHGIKPEDVVVDPLVMPIGALGDAGRQVFALLRRLREELKVNTTCGLSNISFGLPHRHGINAGFIPMVIGAGMTSAIMNPCRPQEMEAVRAANVLNGTDANCTNWIMTYRDHKPAAEGATAAAAAAPAPAGGRRGGRAARAGGGAARE